A window of Babylonia areolata isolate BAREFJ2019XMU chromosome 2, ASM4173473v1, whole genome shotgun sequence contains these coding sequences:
- the LOC143277834 gene encoding E3 ubiquitin-protein ligase E3D-like, protein MVVIPGVKLAEPRQCSMKLHVSNLLRSSSSLHSWKCNGEKADEQVCYVDIEEDHITFRTEASSVVFHLQHLQLFPASCRGLRWCSPSELHLSLQAKVSQGKSFNVECKNGIIQHAEEEISANNQDIVVNKIQECQHSCYCAGCGRPIFSSKSAFKRVLPLPSENWSDFADIWFCHNHSHSQPQDVDTTTSTFSSSLPQELEKTELQHPKTLSPRPGDCLVSSLYLLVHSAQVCQTTVGITPHTQRIVCRRCGNFIGFVKDKGKSSCSKSQTEDSDVYKIYLHAVKFLNLDTFDSCNLGDGGLPLSKVPEDQNDSLSQGLVEDFLCQMFRDQSRQFTSFRFIIQSSHEEHADNVPIVLLVWLLDQNLDVFSSDCRLPAGSSHSHSNQVSPTQVLKFLYKASFVSTRENRQCGKEGTIFKMWERDNTVHGLDLPYPLCKQLLSLLIASTKQLPFSQRSLNSFHVGYLCKRELSQVN, encoded by the exons ATGGTGGTGATCCCCGGCGTCAAACTGGCTGAGCCACGGCAGTGCTCAATGAAACTTCACGTGTCCAATCTACTCAGGTCCAGTTCCTCGCTGCATTCCTG GAAATGTAATGGAGAAAAAGCTGACGAGCAAGTCTGCTATGTGGACATTGAAGAAGACCATATCACATTCCGCACCGAAGCATCCTCTGTAGTTTTCCATCTCCAACATCTGCAGCTGTTTCCTGCCAGTTGCCGTGGTTTGCGTTGGTGCTCACCCTCAGAACTCCATCTCAGCTTGCAAGCCAAAGTGAGTCAGGGGAAAAGTTTCAATGTGGAATGCAAGAACGGAATCATCCAGCATGCTGAAGAGGAGATCAGTGCCAACAATCAGGACATTGTTGTAAACAAAATCCAGGAGTGTCAGCACAGCTGCTACTGTGCTGGTTGTGGTCGACCTATTTTTTCTTCAAAAAG TGCCTTCAAGCGAGTGTTACCGCTTCCTTCAGAGAACTGGTCAGACTTTGCAGACATCTGGTTCTGCCACAACCACAGTCACTCACAGCCCCAAGATGtcgacaccaccaccagcacattTTCTTCATCCCTTCCACAAGAATTGGAGAAAACTGAGCTGCAGCATCCCAAAACACTTTCCCCCCGACCGGGCGACTGTCTGGTCAGTAGCCTGTACCTGCTGGTGCACAGTGCTCAGGTGTGTCAGACAACTGTCGGgatcacccctcacacacagcgCATTGTGTGTCGGCGTTGTGGAAACTTTATTGGATTTGTCAAGGACAAGG GCAAATCCAGTTGTTCCAAAAGTCAGACAGAAGACAGTGATGTGTACAAGATTTACCTGCATGCAGTGAAGTTTTTGAATCTCGACACCTTTGATTCATGCAACCTTGGTGATGGTGGTCTTCCTCTGAGTAAAGTCCCTGAGGATCAGAATGACAG CTTATCACAAGGCTTGGTTGAAGATTTCCTGTGTCAAATGTTTCGGGACCAGAGCCGACAGTTCACAAGCTTCCGGTTCATCATCCAGTCATCACATGAAGAGCATGCAGACAATGTACCCATCGTGTTGCTG GTGTGGCTGCTGGATCAGAACCTGGACGTGTTTTCCTCAGACTGCCGCTTACCTGCCGGATCGTCACACAGCCACAGCAACCAGGTGTCACCAACACAAGTCCTCAAGTTCCTGTACAAAGCCAGCTTCGTCAGTACCAGAGAAAATAGACA GTGCGGTAAGGAGGGGACGATTTTCAAGATGTGGGAGCGGGACAACACGGTCCATGGTCTGGACCTGCCGTATCCACTGTGCAAACAGCTGCTGTCGCTGCTGATAGCGTCGACCAAACAGCTGCCTTTCTCCCAGCGCAGCCTCAACAGCTTCCAT
- the LOC143277842 gene encoding uncharacterized protein LOC143277842: protein MVSTTTLAPLTLTTPLSSLTLTPSLTNGSSSGTGVTLNPEEQEELQNYMSVLRSIKESYMWVILAFGFPGNVLCLVVMGRMRSLGSPALYIGTLAVVDNLAIVVKLMLVLFGQHKVSVGIVGCKLLFFLGNQLVVYANWVLVAMAIERFFAVWQPLRVARTWTSHRAALGLGVLLLVTIALTSPLFVTVTVKDVGSRQACVVDPEYRQMMLVWQWGQVAAYGFLPCSLLFTLNISITVLIGRARRLHLSLTSSSSFKSSPGPHSTSATNTTTNNQPTNRRKRSHSRHHNNSNSAATATAAAAAALRTATTRPPKRTGSRPRSSGGGGGGGVQRQATILLLVTSGVLVMTTTPVCVYMLVQQWWRPEAGSLESARKRLWSLVLRVLCDCNHAVNFYLYFISARKFRAYLWKVLCWICLRQKERRGSDVITRHFSTSRSTLRVRNSAQGHLLASPGRSCGEGEEGMGNTVPLKVFEAEEAQCNGGTHCTSLL from the exons atggtttCAACTACGACGCTCGCTCCCCTCACTCTCACCACTCCCCTCTCCAGCCTGACCTTGACCCCGAGCCTTACGAACGGGAGCAGCAGCGGCACGGGCGTGACCTTGAACCCTGAGGAACAAGAGGAACTGCAGAACTACATGTCCGTCTTACGGAGCATAAAg GAGAGCTACATGTGGGTGATCCTGGCCTTTGGGTTCCCGGGCAACGTGCTGTGCCTGGTGGTGATGGGCAGGATGAGGTCCCTTGGCTCCCCGGCCCTCTACATCGGCACTCTGGCCGTGGTGGACAACCTGGCCATTGTGGTCAAGCTGATGCTGGTCCTGTTTGGCCAGCACAAG GTGTCGGTGGGCATCGTGGGCTGCAAGCTCCTGTTCTTCCTGGGCAACCAGCTGGTGGTGTACGCCAACTGGGTGCTGGTGGCCATGGCCATAGAGCGCTTCTTCGCCGTCTGGCAGCCGCTGAGGGTGGCTCGGACCTGGACCTCGCACCGCGCGGCTCTGGGTCTGGGcgtgctgctgctggtgaccaTAGCCCTCACCTCGCCCCTcttcgtcaccgtcaccgtcaagGACGTGGGCAGCAGGCAGGCTTGCGTCGTGGACCCAGagtacag GCAGATGATGTTGGTCTGGCAGTGGGGCCAGGTGGCTGCCTATGGCTTCCTGCCCTGCTCTCTGCTCTTCACCCTCAACATCTCCATCACCGTGCTCATCGGCCGCGCGCGAcgcctccacctctccctcacctcctcctcctccttcaagtCATCCCCAGGCCCCCACTCCACCAGcgccaccaataccaccaccaacaaccagccCACCAACCGTAGAAAACGCTCCCACAGTcgacaccacaacaacagcaacagcgcagcaacagcaacagcagcagcagcagcagctctcaGGACAGCTACGACCCGGCCCCCCAAGCGCACAGGCAGCCGGCCCCGGTCTTCTGGCGGAGGCGGCGGTGGCGGGGTGCAGCGGCAGGCTACCATCTTGCTGCTGGTGACGTCCGGCGTTCTGGTGATGACCACGACGCCAgtgtgcgtgtacatgctggtgcagCAGTGGTGGCGTCCCGAGGCCGGCTCGCTGGAGAGCGCGCGCAAGAGACTGTGGTCGCTGGTGCTGCGGGTGCTGTGTGATTGCAACCACGCCGTCAACTTTTACCTGTACTTCATCAG CGCCCGCAAATTCCGTGCGTACCTTTGGAAGGTGCTGTGCTGGATTTGCCTGCGTCAGAAGGAGCGGCGTGGGTCTGACGTCATCACCCGTCACTTTTCCACGTCCCGATCGACGCTAAGGGTCCGGAACAGCGCCCAGGGTCACCTGCTGGCCTCCCCGGGCAGGAgctgcggggagggggaggaggggatggggaacaCCGTGCCGCTGAAGGTGTTTGAGGCGGAGGAGGCACAGTGCAACGGCGGGAcacactgcacttcactgctCTGA